Genomic segment of Apium graveolens cultivar Ventura chromosome 7, ASM990537v1, whole genome shotgun sequence:
CTGGCATAATATTTCCAAGACGGATTTTCGTCCGAGATAGGGGCTTGACCAAATGGCTTATTCTTGACATACTCTTGAACATCCTCCGCATATGCTAATCCTTCAAGAAATACTCGAAGATCCCCTTCAGGTCCTGCATATCATAAGCTAGCTTAACAACCCCATTTCAGCTATAACATGATAGAAATTGTAATAAATCacaacaaattttaaaattaggtaAGCAAAAAGATTGAAAGCGGAAAATGAATAGAGGCGCTGCACCAATGTAAGTATGTGTATAAGAAATACTGCATGTCAGATAAAAAAAAGAGAGAGGAAGAAAATGTAACAGGCCCTTATGAAGATTAGACTAGTACCAAATCTTTAATAATTTATAGCATATCTAAAAGAAAAGGCCTGTTAATCAATTGCACTTGCAGCAACTCAATATTTACTTTTGAATGTCCAGCACCCTAATATTTCCTCATTTACACTTCTAGCATATGTTCTGTTAAAAGTTCACAGGACGTGTGTTATACATGGTGGCGGAGGATGGGTTTTTAGTATTCACATAGAcatatctatatatatacatgaaGAAGGCACAAAGGTAAACTTTAAAGCATGTGAGAAATTATTAATGAATTTAGACTAAAAACTTGCTAGAGGTACAAATGTGCAAATATGAGGTGCAGGAGATACAAAAGTAAACAATTAGGGCGCTGGCTTTAAGTAAACAATTAGGGTACTGACGATATAATTGACAAAAACATAGGGTGCTCAAGCTAATTTAACCAAAATTTTACTTCTAAAATATAAGAAACTACAAAAAATATAAGATGTCAGAGAATATCACTGGAAAAAAGATGGAAATGATAGCTAACCTAACGTATTGTCAGTTGATTCATCCGAATACCGGTACCTTGGAGGAAATATTGCAGTATGTGGCTAAAAACAATGTAAACAAGAAAAAATAAGATAAACTGAACTTTAAAGAGTGAGCCTGCAAATCTACAAAATTATATTGTTTTGAACTAACTGGATTGAGCAACGCAGTGTGTGGATAATTATCCACCAGAAGAGTGTTTGAATGATTAAATTGATCTTTCCCCCATTTGAGATTCGGCTCATCATTTTCCCATATTTTCCTTAGTTCCTTAAAAAGTATATGTGTATCTTTTCGCTGAGTTTTCTCAAGAGAGAAGAAATCTGTTTCCAAACAGTGGGATGCATCCTGTGCAAAAAAATAATCAGAATATTAGAAGTTGTTAGCAACTTCGAAGCTACTGACTTGTGCTAAATGTAAGCACTATACTTTCAAGTTTCGAGTACGAAGATACTAGGCAAATGCAAAACTACCTTCCAATAGAAGACATATTTATCTTAAAATATACTTAGAAGTTGTCATGCATTTATTAAAATACAgacaaaaaaattaaattaaatgcGTGTACACTCTAAATGAACTCTGTGAATAGCTTACCCAAGAGAAAAGCACATTTTTAGCAGCCGTACCCAAAAAAAAATCAAGATTAGATCGCGCATTTCTCCTGTGAATTTTTCAAAATGCAACACAATGAGCATAATATTATAAAAATGCTATATCTAGTGtcatgtgtgtgtgtatataatATATTCAAATATAGCTAACACGATATATTTACCTAGTAGTCGTCATCCAGAAACCAATATGAAACTTATCAAAGCAAAAGTTCAGAAAGTCATCACAGAATGGCCTTTTAAAAACTGATACAAGACAAAAACAACAAAACTTAGACAGAAAATAATTGATCAAATGCAAAATAATAGTGTAGCTAAAGTTCAACTTTACCTGCTTTAACTCCTAACCAAGCGTCTGCTCTGCACTTAGGAGGTTCATATGAAACAAAATCTGCAAGCAATCCATTGACATCCAGAATAAGAAGCTTCGTTTTACGAAAAACTTCACGACTTCTTCCAAAAGAGAAACGTCGAATTGATGGGAAGCGAGCTCTACAATCCCACTGTTGATCGGTCTTCGATGATAAATTAACTGAATCTTTCGTTGTAGATTGTGTATTTTGCTCATTAGGTTGGGTGTGAGGATGGTGGCCACGAGAATCACTGTAAGCTTTTTCCTTCTCGCGGATATTTCTAactttctcaaatggatttgtTGAAGAACATGCAACTTCCTCTAAACTCTGGTTTACTCTTGGTTTATCCCAGTTAGACTGAGAAGAACATGCAATAGAGTTTAAATTTTGGCCTGCTGCTAGCTTACTCCGGTTATCCCAGTTCGAGTGTTGCTCATTCTTATTTATTGGCAATTTATCCCACTGGGAATGCCACTTATGGTATTCTGTGGAATTCATATCTTTGGTAAAACTTTTGTCTTTCATAATTTCTTCAGACGACCATTTTGTAGTCGTTGCTTTCTCATGTCTAATTTCTGAATGACAAGAAGATTCTTCTTGTTCAGTAGAATCCTTTCCAATGACTTTCGCATAGAAGCGCCATGAGGGATTTGATTTTGTTATAGGTCGTTGACCAAGTGAGTTAAGCTCAACATATTTTTGGACATTAGGAGCCAATGATAATCCTTCCAAGTAAGACCGAAGATCCCCCTTAGGTCCTGCAATTATTAGCAAAGAGACATTCATGCTTAAAACATAAGTGACATAATAAAACTCATTTCCAATTGTGGATTCTTTTCACTACAAAGTAAACAAATCCAATAATCCTGAAGTAATTCATCGTTTCCATCATACACACAACAATGAATACTACTAAAAAGCCATGCGCTGAAGTTAGAAGTTACAACGAAAGAAGACCAAGTTAGGTACTGCCAGAAAAGTGAGGTTCAAAGACCAAGTTTAATACGTCAATAGTAGTAAGTAGGTTCCGCATACAAATTACCAAAAAGCTTTTAAATTACCAAGAATAGTAGTAACTAGGGTGTTCCGCACGTGCATACTGGATCCCACAAAAAAGAGGCTTCTAAGTTACCAAGAATATACTAGACAACCAACTAAACGTGCCAATTTAAAATTCTGATTTAGAAAATTGAATATAAATTAAGAGCTGCTTGTTCTTTTCCTTCCCGTTTTGAACAAGGAAAGATATTGTGAAAGGAATTTCATAAGATGAATCTATGGCTACATAACATTatagacacacacacacatagAACATTCTAGTTCTATAAATAGAATGTCAAGTTTTGGTTCTATATGGCTCTTTGCTCACCTGATGCAGTTccatttatatttaaaaaaacaaAGAAATACAAACTCACCTAGTGAATCATCTTTTGAATTCTTGTACTGGTATGTATCAGGAAATATTGCCGTATTCGGCTGAAAAATAGAAACCCAAGAGATTATAAGACAATAATTACTTGATGATCAATTTTCAAAACAGTTAAGTATGACAACTACAATTATGTGTAACTAGTAAGTAGCAAAGGAACAATAAACTGGACTTGATAAAACTTACTGGGTTTTTCAAGCCTTTATATGGCGAATCATCTAACAAGAGGGTGtttgactcattatagtcccCAAGATTCCATGGAAGACTAGGATCATCTTTTTCCCAGAGTTTCTTCAATTCCTTTAATACTAAAGGCTTATTCTTATTGTCAATGGTGTTGAAACCTGTTAGAGTACAATGGGACTGATCCTGCACAAGCAATATTGTCCATAACAAAATATGTTGGAGCTTTAATCATGGAAATGAATTATCAACATTGCAATCTAGTAACTGTGTAAGGTACACTTAATAGGTTTTCCATTATGTTTGgaaatgttagaaaaatataCGTGTGTACCCAATAAGGTATAACTCAGACTTGGTATTATATAAATATCTAGACATTAGCAAAATAGAGAAATATATTTACCGAAGGAAAAAGGCAACAGTTGAAATAAAGATGTCCTAAAACAAATCAGAAATGAGTGGCTTACCCAACAGAATACCAATTTGGACCTATGTTCCCCCATTAAAAGCTCAAGAATTGAATCCACATTTCTCCTGCAGTAACATTCCATAACATTAAGATATTACAACATACTAAAATTGACTTAAAAAGATATTGAATGTGTATATTCCGAATGGGGCTAATAAACAGACAAGTAATTTCCAAATTACAACAGGAGAAGAGCGATGCATACTTTGTTCTTGACGACCATATGCCTACATTGAATCTCTCGAAACAAAATTGCAAAAAGTCGTCACAGTGAGGCCTTTTGAAAACTGATGAAATAGGATAATTAAGTTACAATTTGCAAAACATaaaaatcattatatatatatatatatattatatgtgtGTGTAACCTGCTTTCATGCCAATCACGATGTCAGCTTTATATTCATCCGTCACACATGAAATAGAAACAACATCAGCAAGAAGTCCATTTATATCAAGCACGAGAAGTTTTCTTCTAACATCTACTCCCATTGAAATTTGAGGCTTTTCCTCCTTATCATCTTCATTTGTTTCAACAAAATTTGTTTGTGCATCATTTTCATCTTTCATTATAGTGTCTTGCTTCTGTCCTGATGAGATTTGATTCGACAAATTGTTAGTAGATGGACTCTCCATACGCATCTCCTCAAAGACAATGCAGATACTCTGATCAGCAGAATAACTTCCTATGTCTCTGGAAACATCATCACCATCCACCTGATCATTATTCCCTAGAATATCAGAAATAGACTTCAAAGTTACAACATTTTCACGAGAAGTATCAACGATAGTTAGTCTATCATCTCCTCTTCCACAAATAACTTCATCACTTTTAGAGGCCTGCGGAATAATGTCCTTCCTCACATGTTCTGAAATACATGAATCATCATCAGGCTGAACTAATTCACCATCTCCCTTCAAATCACTCCCACATATGGACTCCTGACGATTATCCACACACGAATCCTCTATCGATTTAGAATCATTCTGATCACCATCAACACATGCTAATGAACTCGCGTTCTCCAACTTTCTCCTCTTCCCAACCTGCTCTAATCCACCTTCTATCTCGAAATCTCTTTCCTTACCACTCATTTTAAAGCAAATCACGCGCAAACAACAACGAATTCACTGCAAATTAGCAATTACAAATTCAGCTACTCTATGAATTGACAAATCAACACTCCAAATCAATCAATTCAGCAAAAACTAGATACAAAACATGTATGTATCAAAAATCACGAACTCGATGCAATCAAACAATTAGAGAATCATAAAACAAAATAATTACAACAAACAATAATTAGATTAGAACATATAGACACAGATTTGTATAAACATACCTGGAGAGATTGTAATTGAAATAATTTAGTCTGCAGTTCTTCTGAAATTTGTGATGCGGCAGTAATGTAAATTAGGGTAATTATACATACATGATTAGAATATAAGTTTAGATATACATTCACGGATCACTGTAAAAGTATATACCGGTATACAATATATGTATATCTTTTCatctttttttcctttttacTGCAGTTACAATTTTGCGCGCGCAAGTTTAGGAGTAAAAAATACGCAATTGAATTTAATAAACAActaataaatttatattatacAAAAAGTTTAGAAATTAAACTTTAATTTTGAAATTTTGATTAGAATTTAACATTGATTACAAATTTTTATGTTTTTGTTTTTAAATGCATGTGTCAAAAAATAAAGAAGTTCTTATTTAGAATCAGGAATGAGTATTATTTCGATATGTATCTGTATAGATTATAATTGTATATTATGAAAAATTACAAGATTCTACAAGTATAATAAGATGGTAAAAGTATTATTATATTAAGGATATATCAAATTTGTAATTTTCAAGTTGTAATAAACTATAGTGTCTCATGgatattatatattaataaattatatatatatataacagttaTATATTAATATTACATAGACATTTTGGTCCTCTTAAATTTCTTTGAGAGTGATTTCTACTAGTTAAGTAGAGTCGAACAAAACTCGGTTAAAAAGTTTGGACTCGAATTCGACCAATAGTAGAATTTCAAGCTCGAATTTTAGTTCAAAAATTTAAACGAATTTTATCAAATATTGACTAAAACTAAAAAATATGATCGTTTCGGATCGAACTCTAGTAAATAATATATagatataaaaataataaaaacttGACTGTACTCGCGAACCTTAATAGTTACTTAATTAGAAGTTGGAGCTCGTTTCAGTAaaaaatttgaataattaaaGTTCGTGAACAACTAGAttattactaaaataatttaCGAGTCGAAATTGAGTAGCTCACGAACAATTTTACTTGTTAACTCATAATTTAGACTTTTCCAAATGATATTATTCATTCTTTCGATTTATGAGTGATATATTAACTTTGAAAGATTTTTTAAGATTTTTGAAATCAGGAACGATGTAATTTGAATTTTAAAGTTTTTAATTtacattttaaaaaatatgttaaaatcTGAACgtattcaatttaaattttaaaaaaattattaaaacatATTTGGTATTCAATTGGAATTACATCAAAATTTCATAATATTCAAAAGTCCATTAAAAATTTTATTGATAAATTGGTGGATTTTGATATATTTCTTTAAATTACATGAAATTTTGATAAATTTGTGAAAAACTCAAGTAAATCATCAAGAATCTTGGACATTTTTGATCAACTCTattaaaattcacataaaattgatatcaacaaaaatattccaaaatttatatattattatcaTTACTCCAAATCAAAATTCAGATTGAATACGGACCTAAATTTCGCTTCACTTATATCATGTCATCTCATTACAAACGTTAATCAAATACTAAAATATAAGCATAAAAAATGCTTACCcgtttaaattttaaaattaactcACTCTCAACAACAAACAATGTCGTACTTGTAAATATAAAAATGCTATCCATcgatatatttaaataaaaacgTAATATAAATTCGACGCACACATGAAAATATTTCTCATCGccacattttaaaaattaacttTGAAGTTTGTGTCATTAATTTTGACTTTTACGATATATTTTCATGCATGATCACGTGTGAATGACATCAAGTCGGAGTGACAGTCGTACAAGAGCAGCACAATGACATCTTGAGTTATAAGTAGAATAGTGAGACTCACCGTCACTAACAACACAAGTACAGTTTGAATATTTCGAGTGACACTCTTGTTTTCGAGACTGGGACACGCATTTACAAACATTTTCCGGTAACAGTGGTTATTGTACTGTTACGTCCTTTTTTAGTTGTAACATTActcttattttatttaaaaaaattaaaaattgctCCCACCGTCCCGGCCAATTATTTACATTTGTTTTGGGCACGGAaattaagaaatatgtataaaatatTGAAAAAGAGAAACAAAAGTGAGTGAAGTAGCGGAacccattgatttttaatgtataaaaaaGAGATAGTGAAGTAAAAGTAGTGTAAAAAGGGGAAAAAATGAGAAAGTGGTGGGACCCATTTACTATTTgtggtaagttttgaaatgtaaagaattggatgAGACATCTCAAAAAGAAAAGTGTAAAGAAATggttgggacggagggagtatatattaaaatttaaaatagaTTAAAACTACTTTCCggtgatataatttttttatttttttcaattataaaatattaataaacttcggtcaaattttaattaatttgaCTGAGTTAAAATCAAATGTGACAATTAAAAAGTGACGGAGGAAATAATTAAACAAAAGTTTTTACACCCAAATAATAATTGTGCAGGTTAGACCACCATTATTTTCTGCACCCAATCCTTGTGTGCCATATTTGTACGTCCCCTACTACTATGGATGTTCCAAAATTTATCcattgaattatataaaaatttgTCTAGTTCTCGTGTCGCGAATTCTATTTATTATCGGAGTTCGAAAAAACAATTGGAAATTTTGGtgatttaaaaaattatttgtatTGATTAATAAAATTAGGTTAGTACGTATTTCAGAATATCAATTTCCTAAACAAATTAATATTATTCACCATTTAACCATATGTAAAATTTACCTAATAAAGTGTTTTTTGAGAAGTAAAAAATTAAGATCCCTATATAAAATTTGTTGTTAACGTAGAATATAATTTAAGAACGGAATAAAATATTGACATTGTGGTTGTGCTCGTCATATCTAACATATCACCTTCTAATATCTTTCATTATTTTTATCATTCCTAATTTTGATGGCATCTCATTTGATTACTTGATGAGATTTTAAAGATTCGAAATTTGTCGACAATTATAAGTTGTGTACATGAGATTACGTGCCCCTTtggaaaatcttaaaataagtaatttatgatttaaattgaataattgaccgataagtgataagttgataaatgctTATAAATTATACAAGTGTTTGgctaatttaacttataagtcagaattttttttatttaaataaactaaaataaataatttttaaatataattatcttaattattgaattttaagttaggttaacatttaaaaaaatatttttaaaaactaaagttaataaacaaaacaaaaaatcaaaataagttgagaaaaaatacgTCATTGCTAACATTCAATTTATCaatataagttgtaaattcaaccTATAAATTGTGTAGACAAATACCCGTCGATTAGTTGTTGCGGTCTTATAAATTAATAAGACCTTTCCCAAACACATAATTATAATCTATCAAATGCAAGGAAACTACCCTCTCTGCATGTAATCTAGGCATTAAACTTCTTTGAGTAACAGCAATCTGGACTTCTCAATATCATTCTTTTCTTGATTTAATGCCATAAAGAAAATTCTTTACTTCTGCAATTTCATTATTCTTGGCTTTCTTCCTTCACCCTGTACATGCTCATAGACCAAAGTATTAATTAGTTGTAATAAAAATGGTCAACTAATTGTGAACGTCTGGGTGCATAAAACTTTTCACACATATTGCAGCATTTTAACCATTTTTTTTACTTACACAACATAGTTAAGCATTTTAAATATATCCaattctgataaaaaaaaatgGTTTATTATATATATACTCACCAAAGTGTAGGTGCAGCCTAAAATCAAAAAATGAAAAAGATGAAAATGTTTTTGAGTTAGACTCCTGATAATTATTTAAACATAGAATGGTCACcggcccgcacttccggactattaatcTAAATACAAAAACTTAAATAAAATAGATTTTTATTAGATTATTCAAATATATCATGGAGATCAAAGTAGCGGTCAAACTCAATAACCAAAATCATAAAAACGGAGATTcagctccacaaatccgataataatttgaattttgtggagctgcgtcttcgtttttatgattttgattattgaatTTAACTGTTACTTTGACCTCCACTTAAAATAGATTTTTTAAGTTTTTGTATTTAGATTAATAGTCCGCGGGACATTACCGTCACATTtcttttttcaattttaagaGCAAATTATACAAGACATGCACTTAATTTATTTTCAATGAAATAATCATTTTCAATAACTACATATAGCTACATgtcataaaataaataaactaaaaataaagaacataaatgaataaatattgtTAGGAACATAGTTTATGTAATAACTTACTAGCAAACTTATTATCTATATTATTTTTAAGGTAAAAGAAAGTTCGAGATGCTCTTAAACATTCTTCCATCAAACAACCAACATAGTTTAGAGTTGCTTCAAATATGATATATCTGATGAATAAATATATTAACATTACCAGAAAAACGGATATCTATGATCAACttataaaaatttatatattatatttatagaTTAAGTAGTATCTAGCGATCAATATGAAAAATTATAACTTTGTCAAATTAAAAATATTTGTCAGCAATTGTTTTGTGTCTTAAGTTTCAAACTTACTAAGCATTTTTTTAAACAATTCTAgcatttaaaaaaaaaaataggCCAGCTCCTCAGCCTTGGACCACCAAACAATCCCTTAGTAATTATGTATAATGCTtcatttaatttaataaaaataattgttgAACTTGCTAAACATTTCTTAATTATTTTCGGATTTGGGCGAACCCGCATATCTTTATTTTTGGGTCACTCTCGAAAATTATATCTTGACTATTAACTAGCAATCTGACATACCGATTGACTATGTGCAAAAACAATGCTGGACAACTTATAACAATAATCCTCTCATTTAAGCACATGAAATCATATTACTGGCAATATATATATGTAACTTCTAAACATCCAGTATCAACCACACCTTGGAGAACTGGACAACAAAACCCTAATGCACCATCATTTATCCCCATTGTTCTAAAAAACGGAAATCGGTATTGTTTCAGTGATTAATTGTATAATGGGTGATTAATCAGATTGATTAATCGAAGCATTAATCGGATATCTTTAATAAAATAGAgaaatgattaatttattaaactaaATATATTAATTCAAGAAAAAAGTGCAATGATTAATCGAATTATAAAAGCGAAC
This window contains:
- the LOC141671381 gene encoding uncharacterized protein LOC141671381, which gives rise to MSGKERDFEIEGGLEQVGKRRKLENASSLACVDGDQNDSKSIEDSCVDNRQESICGSDLKGDGELVQPDDDSCISEHVRKDIIPQASKSDEVICGRGDDRLTIVDTSRENVVTLKSISDILGNNDQVDGDDVSRDIGSYSADQSICIVFEEMRMESPSTNNLSNQISSGQKQDTIMKDENDAQTNFVETNEDDKEEKPQISMGVDVRRKLLVLDINGLLADVVSISCVTDEYKADIVIGMKAVFKRPHCDDFLQFCFERFNVGIWSSRTKRNVDSILELLMGEHRSKLVFCWDQSHCTLTGFNTIDNKNKPLVLKELKKLWEKDDPSLPWNLGDYNESNTLLLDDSPYKGLKNPPNTAIFPDTYQYKNSKDDSLGPKGDLRSYLEGLSLAPNVQKYVELNSLGQRPITKSNPSWRFYAKVIGKDSTEQEESSCHSEIRHEKATTTKWSSEEIMKDKSFTKDMNSTEYHKWHSQWDKLPINKNEQHSNWDNRSKLAAGQNLNSIACSSQSNWDKPRVNQSLEEVACSSTNPFEKVRNIREKEKAYSDSRGHHPHTQPNEQNTQSTTKDSVNLSSKTDQQWDCRARFPSIRRFSFGRSREVFRKTKLLILDVNGLLADFVSYEPPKCRADAWLGVKAVFKRPFCDDFLNFCFDKFHIGFWMTTTRRNARSNLDFFLGTAAKNVLFSWDASHCLETDFFSLEKTQRKDTHILFKELRKIWENDEPNLKWGKDQFNHSNTLLVDNYPHTALLNPPHTAIFPPRYRYSDESTDNTLGPEGDLRVFLEGLAYAEDVQEYVKNKPFGQAPISDENPSWKYYARVIEDTKARQKPWLERWWTPTNEHNSSLDKLKVAQDLVLTECSSVKPFVHRINYEGGSAISDTRGHNITTQTDEQKRQSTTKDLGHLSYNKDQQQETGCVAVFTSREPPAPGIPHSSLGNSQEISRKTKLLILDVNGLLADFVSFEPDGYKADSFLGGKAVFKRPYCDDFLNFCFENFNIGFWLTTSKRNTRWNLDFLLGRLTKDVLFSWDISYCFETNFGTFERRDRHIFFKELRRVWEDDQQYLPWGRGKFDPSNTLLVDNYPCTALLNPPHTAIFPPRYWYKDAKTDDSLGPGGDLRVFLEKLALADNVQDYVKNNPFGQSPISEETPSWNYYARVVEDVKANQKAWSERWQGPTNAHQRTC